In a genomic window of Bradyrhizobium ontarionense:
- a CDS encoding septation protein IspZ has protein sequence MKDVFAKLAADFLSAAVFFILYVATDDVVLATSAAVAVAIVQVVYARIKGVSLSFMAYASVGLVIVLGGVTLLTNDPRFMFAKPAIGHFAIGVIMLKRGWMLRYVPPIVAETIPEYVTVAGYAWAALMFALGLGTIAVAMTGDIKLWVLYITVVAGGAKVAAFALQFVAFRFVVANRIRAARA, from the coding sequence GTGAAAGACGTGTTTGCTAAACTGGCTGCCGACTTCCTGTCTGCCGCAGTGTTCTTCATCCTGTATGTCGCGACCGACGATGTCGTGCTGGCCACCTCGGCCGCGGTCGCCGTCGCGATCGTGCAGGTGGTCTACGCCCGCATCAAGGGCGTGAGCCTCAGCTTCATGGCCTATGCCAGCGTGGGCCTGGTCATCGTGCTCGGCGGCGTCACGCTCCTGACCAACGATCCCCGCTTCATGTTCGCCAAGCCCGCGATCGGCCATTTCGCGATCGGCGTCATCATGCTCAAGCGCGGCTGGATGCTGCGCTACGTTCCGCCGATCGTGGCGGAGACCATCCCGGAATACGTCACCGTCGCCGGCTACGCCTGGGCGGCGCTGATGTTCGCGCTCGGCCTCGGCACGATCGCGGTCGCCATGACCGGCGACATCAAGCTGTGGGTGCTCTACATCACCGTGGTCGCCGGCGGCGCCAAGGTCGCGGCCTTCGCGCTGCAGTTCGTCGCCTTCCGCTTCGTGGTTGCCAACCGCATCAGGGCCGCGCGGGCCTGA